In the genome of Hippoglossus hippoglossus isolate fHipHip1 chromosome 4, fHipHip1.pri, whole genome shotgun sequence, one region contains:
- the dock7 gene encoding dedicator of cytokinesis protein 7 isoform X1, which translates to MAERRAFAQKISRTVAAEVRKQIAGQYGGSPQLFKNLNVGTTTSNTVPLTEAVEPVDFEEYLITHPPIVESGPLRDLIEFPPDDIEVIYTPRECRTVVQAVPEEGDTDVHVRDCVRSYTEDWAIVNRKYHKLGTGFNPNTLDKQKERQKGLPKQVFEADEMPDSSSYQDDQDDLKRRSMSIDDTPRGSWACSIFDLKNSLPDALLPHLLDRAPNDEIDRHNEELRKANRHRELFALHPALDEEEPIERHCVPEVPKEHFGQRLLVKCLSLKFEIEIEPIFASLALYDVKEKKKISENFFFDLNSEQTKGLLRPHIQTAAISTLARSAIFSITYPSQDVFLVIKLEKVLQQGDIGECAEPYMVFKESDAAKNKEKLEKLRGQSEQFCQRLGRYRMPFAWTAIHLMNIVNSAGSLERDTELEMSLSERKGSWSERRNSSIMGRRSLERTTSGDESCSLTGFRPATLTITNFFKQEGDRLSDEDLYKFLADMRRPSSVLRRLRPITAQLKLDISPAPENPHYCLTPDLHQVKPYPDSRVRPTREILEFPARDVYVPNTTYRNLLYVNPQSLNFANRQGSARNITVKVQFMNGEDPNNAMPVIFGKSSCADFAKEAYTAVVYHNRSPDFHDEIKIKLPASLSDHHHILFTFYHVSCQQKQNTPLETPVGYTWIPMLQSGRLRTGHFCLPVSLEKPPQSYSVLSPDVPLPGMKWVDNHRGVFNVEVVSVSGLHTQDQYLDKFFALVHALDEHMFPVRIGDMRIMENNLEAELKSSIAALNSSQLEPVVRFLHLLLDKLVLLVVRPPVIAGQIVNLGQASFEVMASIVNRLHKYLDSSQDMHGRNSLLSSYIHYVFRLPSTDPNAPSPDTNSSSTGPGGLGGSVHYATMARSAVRPASLNLNRSRSLSNSNPDISGTPTSPDDEVRSIIGSKGLDRSNSWVTTMGCKSAPWGSSPGSAPETMQAMERCGNRMSSHTESTSFLQTLTGRLPTKKLFHEELALQWVVSSGSVREGALQQAWFFFELMVKSIIHHLYFTERLESPRKNRFPERFMDDITALVSTIAGDVVSRFQKDLELVERLNTSLAFFLNDLLSVMDRGFVFTLIRAYWKQVSTKLYTLQNPNLESLRLDFLRIVCSHEHYVTLNLPCSLLTPPASPSPSVSSATSQSSGFSTHVQDQKIANMFELSVPFREQHYLAGLVLSELSVILDPENEGMFGLHKKVVSVVHNLLSSHDSDPRYADPEVKARVAMLYLPLIGIIMETLPQLHDFTESHNQWGRPGCPQGAAAGSTGEEAEGEGNSIISQTVAMAIAGTSTPSPISRPSSFLLNSQASRQHGTFSAESSRSLLICLLWVLKNADEMVLQKWFTDLSVSQLNRLLDLLYLCVSCFEYKAHVVFTMQGKKAFERMNSLTFKKSKDMKAKLEEAILGSIGARQEMVRRSRGQLERSPSGSAFGSQENLRWRKDMTHWRQNSERMDKSHRSVRTRAELEHEALIDGNLATEANIIILDTLEIVVQTVSVTESKESILGGVLKVLLHSMACNQSALYLQHCFATQRALVSKFPELLFEEETEQCADLCLRLLRSCSSSISTIRAHASASLYLLMRQNFEIGNNFARVKMQVTMSLSSLVGTSQNFNEEFLRRSLKTILTYAEEDLELRETTFPDQVQDLVFNLHMILSDTVKMKEHQEDPEMLIDLMYRIAKGYQTSPDLRLTWLQNMAGKHSERNNHAEAAQCLVHSAALVAEYLSMLEDRKYLPVGCVTFQNISSNVLEESAVSDDVVSPDEEGICSGKYFTEIGLVGLLEQAAASFSMAGMYEAVNEVYKVLIPVHEANRDAKKLSTIHGKLQEAFGKIVHQSTGWERMFGTYFRVGIYGSKFGDLDEQEFVYKEPAITKLAEISHRLEGFYGERFGEEQVEVIKDSNPVDKCKLDPNKAFIQITYVEPYFDTYEMKDRITYFDKNYNLRRFVYCTPFTLDGRAHGDLHEQYKRKTILTTSHAFPYIKTRINIIHKEEVISTPIEVAIEDMQKKTQELAFATHQDPSDAKMLQMVLQGSVGTTVNQGPLEVAQVFLSEIPSDPKLYRHHNKLRLCFKDFTKRCEDALRKNKSLIGPDQKEYQRELERNYHRLKEALQPLINRKIPQLYKPVLQVNSHRDSFSRMSLRRLDI; encoded by the exons GGACACTGATGTTCACGTCAGAGACTGTGTCAGATCCTACACAGAAGACTGGGCCATCGTCAACAGAAA ATATCACAAACTCGGTACGGGTTTCAACCCCAACACTCTGGACAAGCAGAAGGAGCGTCAGAAAGGCCTGCCCAAGCAAGTGTTCGAGGCTGATGAGATGccagacagcagcagctacCAGGACGACCAG GATGACTTGAAGCGGCGGTCGATGTCGATAGACGACACACCGCGCGGCAGCTGGGCCTGCAGCATCTTCGACTTGAAGAACTCCCTCCCCGATGCCCTCCTTCCTCACCTGCTCGACCGCGCTCCCAACGACGAGATCGACAGGCACAACGAAGAGCTTCGCAAAGCCAACCGCCACCGCGAACTCTTCGCTCTGCACCCGGCCCTCGATGAG GAAGAGCCCATTGAGCGCCACTGTGTGCCTGAAGTACCCAAAGAACACTTTGGCCAGAGGCTACTCGTCAAGTGCTTGTCCTTGAA GTTCGAGATCGAAATTGAACCCATATTTGCTAGTTTGGCCTTATACGATgtcaaggaaaagaaaaag ATATCGGAGAACTTTTTCTTTGACCTGAACTCCGAGCAGACGAAGGGGCTGCTGCGTCCACACATTCAGACAGCGGCCATCTCTACACTGGCTCGCTCGGCCATATTTTCCATTACCTATCCCTCCCAGGATGTCTTCCTCGTCATCAAG CTGGAAAAAGTTCTCCAGCAAGGTGATATCGGAGAGTGTGCCGAGCCCTACATGGTCTTCAAAGAGTCAGACGCTGCCAAG AATaaagagaagctggagaagctTCGCGGCCAGTCGGAGCAGTTCTGCCAACGGCTCGGTCGCTACCGAATGCCCTTCGCTTGGACCGCCATCCACCTGATGAACATTGTTAACAGTGCCGGCAGTTTGGAGAGAGACACGGAGCTGGAGATGAGCCTCTCAG agagaaaaggctCATGGTCAGAGCGAAGAAACTCGAGCATCATGGGAAGACGCTCCCTGGAGAGGACCACCAGTGGAGATGAGTCATGCAGTCTGACGGGCTTTAGACCTGCAACACTCACCATCACCAACTTCTTCAAACAG gagggAGACAGACTGAGCGATGAAGACTTGTACAAGTTTCTAGCAGATATGAGAAGACCCTCTTCGGTTCTGAGGAGACTCAGACCCATCACAG CCCAGTTGAAGTTGGACATTTCCCCAGCTCCAGAGAACCCCCACTATTGCTTGACCCCTGACCTCCATCAAGTTAAACCTTACCCGGACAGTAGGGTACGTCCCACCAGGGAGATCCTGGAGTTCCCTGCAAGGGATGTCTACGTGCCAAACACCACATACAG gaatCTGCTTTATGTGAACCCTCAAAGTCTTAACTTCGCCAACCGCCAAGGCTCCGCCcgcaacatcacagtgaaagtGCAATTCATGAATGGAGAGGATCCTAACAATGCAATGCCG GTGATATTTGGGAAGTCCAGTTGTGCAGATTTCGCGAAAGAGGCCTACACTGCTGTGGTGTACCATAACAG ATCACCTGACTTCCACGATGAGATCAAGATCAAGTTGCCAGCCTCCCTGTCGGACCACCACCACATTCTCTTCACCTTTTACCACGTCAGCTGCCAGCAGAAGCAGAACACACCTCTGGAGACCCCTGTGGGATACACG TGGATCCCCATGTTGCAGAGCGGGCGTCTGCGGACGGGACACTTCtgtcttcctgtgtctctgGAGAAACCACCACAATCCTACTCTGTTCTCTCCCCAGAT GTTCCTCTCCCGGGGATGAAGTGGGTGGATAACCATCGAGGAGTATTCAATGTGGAAGTGGTGTCTGTTTCAGGCTTACACACACAG GACCAGTACCTGGATAAGTTCTTTGCCTTGGTTCACGCCCTGGATGAGCACATGTTCCCAGTCAGAATAGGAGACATGCGCATCATGGAGAACAACCTGGAGGCCGAGCTCAAGTCCAGCATTGCGGCTCTAAACTCTTCCCAGCTGGAGCCGGTGGTTCGATTCCTTCACCTCCTACTGGACAAGTTGGTTTTGCTCGTAGTGCGGCCGCCGGTCATCGCTGGACAGATAG TGAATCTGGGCCAGGCATCCTTCGAGGTCATGGCATCCATAGTGAACCGGCTTCATAAGTACCTGGACAGCAGCCAGGACATGCATGGCCGCAACAGCCTGCTGTCCTCTTACATCCACTATGTCTTCCGCTTGCCGAGCACCGACCCCAACGCGCCATCGCCAG ACACCAACTCATCCTCAACAG GCCCGGGAGGGTTGGGAGGTTCGGTTCACTACGCCACCATGGCCCGCTCGGCTGTTCGACCCGCCAGCCTCAACCTCAACCGCTCCCGCAGCCTTAGCAACAGCAACCCTGACATTTCCGGGACGCCCACCTCTCCTGACGACGAGGTCCGCTCCATCATTGGCAGCAAG GGCTTAGACCGCTCCAACTCGTGGGTGACCACCATGGGCTGTAAGAGTGCCCCCTGGGGATCCAGCCCTGGGTCCGCTCCAGAAACCATGCAG GCCATGGAGCGCTGTGGCAATCGCATGTCTTCGCACACTGAGAGCACCAGTTTCTTGCAAACTTTAACAGGACGGTTGCCCACAAAAAAG CTCTTCCACGAGGAGCTGGCGCTCCAGTGGGTGGTGAGCAGCGGGAGCGTCCGGGAGGGCGCTCTACAGCAGGCCTGGTTCTTCTTTGAACTCATG GTGAAGAGCATCATCCACCACCTTTACTTCACCGAGCGCCTCGAGTCGCCCAGGAAGAACCGCTTTCCAGAACGCTTtatggatgacatcacagcccTGGTCAGCACCATCGCCGGGGACGTTGTTTCTCGCTTCCAGAAG GACCTGGAGCTCGTGGAGAGACTAAACACGAGTCTGGCTTTCTTTCTCAATGACTTGCTGTCAGTGATGGACCGAGGCTTCGTCTTCACCCTCATCAGGGCATACTGGAAACAG GTGTCCACAAAGCTTTACACTCTGCAGAACCCCAACCTGGAGTCTTTGAGGCTGGATTTCTTGAGAATCGTCTGCAGCCATGAACACTATGTCACCCTCAATCTGCCTTGCAGCCTGCTGACACCGCCGGCCTCCCCTTCCCCCTCCGTGTCCTCAGCAACGTCACAG AGCTCTGGGTTCTCCACACATGTCCAGGACCAGAAGATAGCCAACATGTTTGAGCTGTCCGTCCCCTTCAGAGAGCAACACTATCTGGCTGGACTGGTGCTCTCTGAGCTGTCGGTGATACTGGACCCAGAGAATGAGGG gaTGTTTGGTCTACATAAGAAAGTCGTGAGTGTCGTCCATAACCTCCTGTCCAGCCACGACTCTGACCCCCGCTATGCAGATCCAGAGGTCAAGGCCCGGGTCGCCATGCTCTACCTGCCTCTGATCGGTATCATCATGGAAACGCTACCACAGCTCCACGACTTCACAG AGTCCCATAACCAGTGGGGTCGGCCAGGTTGTCCCCAGGGGGCAGCGGCGGGCAGCACTGGAGAGGAGGCCGAGGGAGAGGGCAACAGTATAATCAGCCAaactgttgccatggcgatAGCAGGCACTTCCACCCCATCACCAATTTCCCGACCAAGCAGCTTCTTGCTCAACTCGCAG GCGAGTCGTCAGCACGGAACCTTCTCGGCCGAATCAAGTCGCAGTCTGCTCATCTGTCTGCTGTGGGTGCTGAAGAACGCCGACGAGATGGTGTTGCAGAAGTGGTTCACAGACCTGTCGGTGTCTCAGCTCAACCGCCTGCTGGACCTTCTCTACCTCTGTGTCTCCTGCTTCGAATACAAG GCCCATGTTGTGTTCACCATGCAGGGGAAGAAGGCGTTCGAGCGAATGAACAGCCTGACCTTTAAAAAGTCCAAAGACATGAAGGCCAAGCTGGAAGAGGCCATACTGGGCAGCATCGGGGCCAGACAGGAGATGGTGCGGCGCAGCCGGGGACAGCTTG AGCGGAGTCCATCTGGCAGTGCGTTTGGAAGTCAGGAGAACCTTCGATGGAGGAAGGACATGACCCACTGGAGACAAAACAGCGAGAGGATGGACAA gAGTCACAGATCAGTCAG GACCAGGGCAGAGTTGGAGCACGAAGCACTTATTGATGGAAACCTTGCAACAGAGGCCAACATAATTATTCTTGACACATTGGAGATCGTTGTGCAG ACGGTATCAGTGACTGAGTCCAAGGAGAGCATCTTGGGTGGGGTGCTGAAGGTGCTGCTGCACAGCATGGCCTGCAACCAGAGCGCCCTCTACCTCCAGCACTGTTTTGCCACACAGAGGGCGCTGGTGTCTAAG TTTCCTGAGCTGCTGTTCgaggaggagacggagcagTGCGCTGACCTGTGCCTGAGACtcctgaggagctgcagcagcagcatcagcaccatcAGGGCCCACGCCAGCgcctctctctacctcctcatGAGGCAAAACTTTGAAATAGGCAAC AATTTTGCGAGAGTAAAGATGCAGGTGACCATGTCTCTTTCCTCGCTCGTGGGAACCTCTCAGAATTTCAATGAGGAGTTCCTGCGTCGCTCTCTAAAGACCATCCTCACATACGCAGAGGAGGACCTGGAGCTGAGGGAGACCACGTTCCCAGACCAG GTCCAGGACCTTGTGTTTAACCTGCACATGATCCTCTCTGACACAGTGAAGATGAAGGAGCACCAGGAAGATCCTGAGATGCTGATAGATCTCATGTACAG GATTGCGAAGGGTTACCAGACCTCTCCAGACTTGAGACTGACATGGCTCCAGAACATGGCTGGAAAACACTCCGAGAGGAATAACCACGCCGAGGCTGCCCAGTGTCTTGTGCACAGCGCTGCTCTGGTTGCAGAATACCTGAGCATGCTGGAGGACCGCAAGTATCTGCCTGTGGGCTGCGTCACCTTCCAG AACATTTCCTCCAACGTGCTGGAGGAATCTGCAGTCTCTGATGACGTGGTGTCACCGGATGAAGAGGGCATTTGCTCAGGAAAGTACTTCACTGAGATCGGTCTGGTAGGACTCCTGGAGCAGGCTGCCGCCTCCTTCTCCATG GCTGGCATGTACGAGGCAGTAAACGAAGTATACAAGGTACTGATCCCCGTCCACGAAGCCAACAGGGATGCAAAAAAGCTGTCGACCATTCATGGTAAACTACAGGAAGCCTTTGGGAAAATAGTTCaccag AGTACTGGCTGGGAG AGGATGTTTGGTACGTACTTCAGAGTCGGAATTTACGGTTCAAAATTCGGCGACTTGGACGAGCAGGAGTTTGTGTACAAAGAGCCGGCCATCACGAAGCTGGCCGAGATCTCTCACAGGCTCGAG GGTTTCTATGGGGAGCGATTTGGAGAGGAGCAGGTAGAAGTCATTAAAGACTCCAACCCGGTGGACAAGTGCAAGCTGGATCCAAACAAG GCCTTTATCCAGATCACATATGTGGAGCCGTACTTCGACACGTACGAGATGAAGGACCGCATCACCTACTTTGACAAGAACTACAACCTGCGGCGTTTTGTGTACTGCACGCCTTTCACCCTGGACGGGCGGGCGCACGGCGATCTGCACGAACAGTACAAACGCAAGACCATCCTCACCACCTCCCACGCCTTCCCTTACATCAAGACACGGATCAACATCATCCACAAAGAGGAG GTTATCTCCACACCCATCGAGGTGGCGATAGAGGACATGCAGAAGAAGACTCAGGAGTTGGCCTTCGCCACCCACCAGGACCCTTCTGATGCCAAGATGCTGCAGATGGTCCTGCAGGGATCCGTTGGTACAACGGTCAACCAG GGTCCTTTGGAGGTGGCCCAGGTTTTCCTGTCAGAAATCCCCAGTGACCCCAAACTGTACAGACACCACAATAAGCTTCGGCTCTGCTTCAAAGACTTCACCAAGAG GTGTGAAGATGCCCTGCGTAAAAACAAGAGCCTGATTGGTCCGGACCAGAAGGAGTACcagagggagctggagaggaaCTACCACCGGCTGAAGGAGGCGCTGCAGCCGCTCATCAACAGAAAGATCCCTCAGCTTTATAAACCTGTACTGCAGGTCAACTCGCACAG AGATTCCTTCAGCAGAATGAGTCTTCGTAGGCTTGACATCTGA